TTCGGTTGTAAATGCGTTATCGACACGTGTAGAAGTAACGGTTAGACGTGATGCGCAACAATTTAGAATGGCCTTTGAAAATGGCGATAAAGTTGAAGACTTAAATGTAATTGGCACTGTCGGTAAGCGCAACACGGGTACAACTGTACGATTTTGGCCTGATGCGAGTTACTTTGACTCAGCTAACTTTTCAATTACTAAATTAAACCATCTATTAAAAGCTAAAGCGGTTTTATGCCCAGGCTTGCGCATTAAGTTTGTTAATAAACAAACTAAAGAAACCCAAGAATGGTTTTACGAAACGGGCTTAAAGGATTACTTAATTGAAGCGGTTAAAGGCTTTGAGGTACTGCCTAAAGACCCATTTGTAGGTGAATTTTCAAGTTCGATAGAAGGGGCTGATTGGGCTGTTGTATGGCAACCTGAAGGCGGCGAGTCAATTGCCGAGAGCTATGTAAACCTTATTCCGACTGCACAAGGTGGTACACACGTAAATGGTTTGCGCCAAGGCTTACTTGAAGCCATGCGCGAATTTTGTGAATTTAGAAACTTATTACCGCGTGGCGTAAAGCTTACCCCAGATGATATTTGGGAGCGCTGTAGCTATGTGTTATCGGTAAAAATGCAAGACCCACAATTTGCCGGCCAAACCAAAGAAAAGCTTTCTTCTCGCTCATGTGCAGCGTTTGTATCGGGTGTGGTTAAAGACTCATTTAGCTTATGGTTAAACGAGCACACGGACACGGCAGAACTGCTTGCTGAACTGTGTATTTCAAATGCACAGCGACGGTTGCGAGCGGCTAAAAAAGTAGTGCGTAAACGCGTTACCTCAGGCCCTGCACTGCCCGGTAAGCTGACCGACTGTAGTGCAGCCGATAACGACCGTACAGAACTATTTTTGGTAGAGGGTGACTCAGCAGGTGGCTCGGCTAAACAAGCACGCGATCGTGAGTTTCAGGCAATAATGCCGCTACGTGGTAAAATTCTAAATACATGGGAAGTTGAATCAGGGCAAATATTAGCCTCGCAAGAAGTGCATGATATTTCGGTGGCGTTGGGAATTGACCCAGACTCAAGTGATTTAACCGGCCTGCGTTATAATAAAATTTGTATATTGGCCGATGCCGATTCGGATGGACTACACATTGCCACTTTATTATGTGCCTTGTTTGTGCGTCATTTTCCACAACTGGTTAAAACAGGACATGTATACGTGGCTATGCCACCACTATTTAGAATCGACATTGGTAAAGAGGTGTATTACGCCCTCGATGAAGACGAAAAAACAGGTATTTTGGCCCGCATAGAAGCTGAGAAAAAACGCGGTAAAGTAAACGTACAACGATTTAAAGGGCTGGGCGAAATGAACCCGCTACAGCTGCGCGAAACCACAATGGACCCAAATACTCGCCGCTTAGTGCAACTTACACTTGATGAAGAAGAGCAAACATTAGAAATGATGGATATGCTACTTGCTAAAAAG
The genomic region above belongs to Pseudoalteromonas sp. MM1 and contains:
- the parE gene encoding DNA topoisomerase IV subunit B; the encoded protein is MSQQNYNAEAIEVLNGLEPVKRRPGMYTDTVRPNHLGQEVIDNSVDEAMAGHATKIDVILHEDNSLEVIDDGRGMPIDIHPEEGIPGVELIFTKLHAGGKFSNKNYQFSGGLHGVGISVVNALSTRVEVTVRRDAQQFRMAFENGDKVEDLNVIGTVGKRNTGTTVRFWPDASYFDSANFSITKLNHLLKAKAVLCPGLRIKFVNKQTKETQEWFYETGLKDYLIEAVKGFEVLPKDPFVGEFSSSIEGADWAVVWQPEGGESIAESYVNLIPTAQGGTHVNGLRQGLLEAMREFCEFRNLLPRGVKLTPDDIWERCSYVLSVKMQDPQFAGQTKEKLSSRSCAAFVSGVVKDSFSLWLNEHTDTAELLAELCISNAQRRLRAAKKVVRKRVTSGPALPGKLTDCSAADNDRTELFLVEGDSAGGSAKQARDREFQAIMPLRGKILNTWEVESGQILASQEVHDISVALGIDPDSSDLTGLRYNKICILADADSDGLHIATLLCALFVRHFPQLVKTGHVYVAMPPLFRIDIGKEVYYALDEDEKTGILARIEAEKKRGKVNVQRFKGLGEMNPLQLRETTMDPNTRRLVQLTLDEEEQTLEMMDMLLAKKRSSDRRQWLEDHGNKAQV